From the Trifolium pratense cultivar HEN17-A07 linkage group LG4, ARS_RC_1.1, whole genome shotgun sequence genome, the window ggatcttgtaaaaaaaaagttgaaagtgTATGTTTGCTTCTGATGTGAGAAAAATTGACtttgaataaattaattatgGAAAAGTGACatgaacaataaatttgaatttaaaaatcaattgtaaaattagaagcttcatttttttttgtacaaagaAGATACAATTGCCAGCTTCAAGTATAataaattatgaagaaaaaaaattaattccagAGAAATTAAACATGTCAAAATCTTAGAATAAATTTTGGCAGCTTTAAAACCAATCATACACCAATAGATAATAATGTAGTGGAAAAATTTAACTCTCACGTACATTTGGACAAATACAACGTTTAGAATGAATTCGTAAAGAGTAATATTGCATACTTTATAAAGTTAAGTTCAATAATCTAGAAGGATAAAATtgacattaaaaataaattaaatacagGTAAATGTAAGATTTTTGAATGTAGAGAATATAAATCCGTATAAGTTATCTTAATTGACAATACCAATGTTctaagattgaacacttttactTGAATTCAAGAGTTTAAGACTACAACTTCATAATTGTGTATGTGAATTTCAGTGATATCcgttttttagaaaaatatatatattactacttataataatgtagtggtaaaaaaattaataaagttaaACTTATAGAAATtgttcttgtaaaaaaaaaaaaaacttatagaaATTGCTGCATATTTGGACCCAGAGAGGGCTCCAGTTCATCAGTCTGCACAAGTATCAGCTCGACTTTTGCCGACACAAGAAAGAAAAGTTGCAACAAATGTTCATATTTATTGTTCATTTCACACcgttattaattattatcatgAGAGAAATTCACACGAAGTAAAAATATTCCAAGATCAAAAAGGGACCAATTAGGCCTATGCCTCCTTGAGCATAAAGTATATATTTACAAAGTAAGGAAATCAAAACCATAAGTCAAAAGTAACATACTCAAAATGTTACTACATCTTTTTCtataattattactattacatAGAAATTAGCATAAAAAATACTACCACCATATGACTCATTTTTAGTTTTATCATCATCATATTTATCCTTCTACTAGGAGCAATATTCACATGTCTCATAGCAACATAATgcaattaaaaatacaaatgaatTAGTTAATCCCCACCAACTACTAATAAATAaggcaaaaaataataaaaattgatgattCACAAGAAATGGTAAACttaatgaaagaaatgaaattattaatgtgaagaagaaagatgcgAAAATGATGTCTTTGGTAAGTGGcgacaacaataataacaaaaaatagttaacaaACAACAAAAGCAACAATGTTAATTGCTAACTATACAAACCAAACATAAAAGCATCCTTTTTCTTCATGGCTTTTGTGAACATGTTCCACATAACTTATCTCTTTGCTACACAAGAGGTGCATCCATTTTTCCTTGTGATTAAAATGCGAAAAAGTTATTAGTCTGACTTTACTTACTTCGCAGCCAAATTCTAAATTATAAGAGCCCCTTCTTCTAAGAATCAGAAGGTTaatactcaaaaaaaaaaagtgaagaagctaaaagaaattgaagatgaattatatatcaattttttggtgtaaaccttaaagtcatataatatttttcttaacatccatttatttttttatcaaccattctactatttttatttttgtttatttcccATGTATGAATGGAGGGTTGCATGGACATTTTGGAGTGAtggaaatataataaaaacaaaactaggACTTAATGATGGTTTTCGATTATTGTATATAATAGAGATAATGACGGTCAAGTTGATGCAATACACCTCTAATTAACAATCCTTTTCAGTCCCTCTTTTGAAAGCTTCCCTTGTTCACCATGTCATTATGTTTGGATTCACTATGTCCATGTTTGGTTTTACTTTTAGGTGTGACAACAttgattttaacttaatttagGATTTGGAcatgatttttaaataaaaaaatagaatcggAGTTATTGCACCTATAATGGTTAAGTCGGTCAAAAGATTTAAGTGAATGTTTAGTATCATAGTAGATTTGTTGAAATAACAATGATTCACTATAATTTTGTAAAACCTACATCATTTTAGATTACCGTAATTCTAATAAACAATTATAATACCACATATGcactaaaacaaacaaaagaagcTCGTCCATAAGCTTTGTATGCGATTTTAGTTTGAAAGGAAGGTAATTTTATGATGCACAAGTAAGATAAGATAAGTCTTATATCATGTACAAATTAACTTCTACTATTGAAATATGACAAGACTTATTAATCCAACGTAAAAAATACATATGTGCATCATGCATAACTATTTTCCTTGCACATAGATGTGTACCATAAACAAAATAAGATGTATACCAGAGtatgtaccggtacatatcTAAATAAGATGTATATCAGAGCGTTCACCGCAAACAAACCCTTGAAAGAAAAACTAAAGTAAAATAGGAGAGCGATAATTCCTTTTAACCAAATAATTGTTCATTCTCTCATTCTTTTACTATTTCCTTTACCAACCTGAAAATCCGGAGTGAAGCACTATACTGTACTAACTAAAGCCTTACATGAATAGAGTAGTAGGTAGTAATAAAATAGACAAAAGGAAAGGAATGAACAATAACATAGCATACAAGTAAAATCTGACTTGGCAATATTAGGTAGTACTAGAAGAGAAGATATATATAGAGATGCATAAACATCATTCCACATCATTCCAAATAGCCAATGAATGTGTATAGCATAATACTATATCAATGAAACTCTTGCATATTGGCAGGGAAAAGTGTGGGCCATGAGGTAAACAAAAACTGAACAAAAGGTGAAATGAAACAGGTGTTACTGACAGACACTGCATATAATTGCATGCACGAATGAACCACCGACACATCAACACCCCCCACCACCACTGTAACATGTTTCCTCctccaaacaaaacaaaatatcacCTACTCAGCACCACCTAAGCAAAACACAACACAAACTTTGAAGGTGATCATGTTTGTTTGTACTAGATAGATCATAGATCATAGATCATAGATcatagatgatgatgatgatgatattcaTATCATGATATGTTATGCATTGCATGCATACCCTATTGCCAATGGCATcttcaaattttaagaaaacACAAACACCACTATGTAAATTAgaaccaaccaaccaaccaaccaaccaaccaacccCTTACAAATCATTCAACAACATTACTCAAAGCAATTTCAATTAGCATGCTACTGAGCATGTAGCAGTAGCTGATGTTACTTGGACTAAGATATCTCCGCCGTTGTTGTCACTTCCGTTGCCTGCAGATTGGGTATTGGTAGCAGCTTCTTCAAGGCGTTTCCATGTTATTCTTCGTTTCTCGGCTACATCGCTTGACTTTGAATCTTCCTCCTCGATTTTGCGTTGGCAGGCAAGTACGAGTTCCTCGTCCATCTGAGATAGcatcttttttatgttttgagtCAGGTTCAGCACTGCTTGATTCCAGTGATTCTGGGAGTTATGTACAAGTGCGGAGAACACAAGAGGTAGAATCACTTGTCGGTTTTGTGTTATAAGATTAAGGATGTGTTCGTTGTTCCATAGCAAATGTGCTCGTTCTGCTACCTGAATAAACACATCAATATAAGCTATAACTGATGATCTTCCTAAAGAGACACATTAGCATCATAGCCATATAAGTAAACTATAAATTGAAAAGTATCAACGCCTTTATCTTAAATGCTTAGACATTTGAAGAGCTCTATAAGATTCATCTAAGTCTACATGCTCAGGTTTGATGAACAAAGATACTATAACTAATTACATCAGAAAACCATTTATTGTTCAAGTATATGAACAAATCGTCATGGATATCCTGGTTGGGTAAATACCTTAATAAAGTGCTAATGTATAAGTTATTCCTATgctggagagcttatggaagtAAGTAGAAAACACtgtatggacatgtcataagctgtttgcataagctctccctaacagtctcacaagtgtttatgccactagataagctcaaataagttaatCTAAAAAGATGCTCATGTACAAGGATGAAATCTAGAAACAGAAACAAGCAGATTAGTTAATTAGAAAGATGACCGGTGTAGAAAAAACAACCTGGTAATGTGAGCTAGTAAGGCAGCAAGCCAATCGTCGAAACAGCGGCACCATAATCTTCTGGAATTCAGCCATGCTGGTCATTTCCAAAACCTCTTCCAACTCACTCATAAACATTAGCTCCTTTTGGCTATTAGTAACTGGCCAGTACTTCAATAGTCCCTTTATCACAGAGCTTACAAGTCTTTGATCCTTATCTATGAACTGTACAATGCAATATGCTAGCTGCTGATGATAAATACCGATAGATTTGGGTTTGTGCAAAGGAATTAAAGCCTTccacaaaaatattttgtgcTCTTCCTTCAATGGCAAGGCAAATCCACTAATAACACTCCCAAAAATCTCCAATAGTTCGGCAATTCCATTATGTCGCTCAGTCTCAAAAACAAACCGGTAGATAATATTGCTAACAGATTTCCTTATAAAAGGCCTATGAACCATGAATTTTCCATAGATTCTATGCAGAACTGTTTTCAAACAATCTCGTTCTCTAGGGTCCTCAGAATCAAAAAGGTCGAGTAATCTTAAAACAAAAGCATGATCTACGTGCGCTTTTGCAAGCTTCACATCAAGAGAGTTGTAATTGATGAATTGAAGGAGTAGATCATAAACAACTTGCAGGTGAGACCAAGCAGGATCAAACATAGGTTCTTCATCTTCTGTTTCTCCACCACCACTAGTACTCGAACGAAACTTAGGTGGAAAAACCCTAAACAAATTGGTTGCACACATTTTACACAACGCGGCAATTGCTGGTTCTGTAAACTTTACAGAACCAGaagaaacaaaatcaacaagGTCTAACAATGTTTGGCGTTTAACGTCTTGTTCTGTACAGTTCTTATCAAGGTCACTCATATCATAAACTTTGCAGCAAAGGTTCAACTTACTGATAAATAGGCTTTGTTTCTGTGTATTCGAAACATCTTTGAATGATAGCGAAGGATCAACTGCTTCTACACCAGCATTCATACTTGCAGGAAAAACAACAGAAGATACCCTTTTCACAACATTTAATTTGCTTGAAATGGTACTTCCAACATTTGTACACTGAAACACATTTCCAAAACTAGTAGTACTATTGCCTGAATCACTCTTTGCAGAATCTGATGAGTCAGATTTTGGTAACTTCTTAGGTAATTTGCTAAGAATTTGTTTTATCATTGTGGCAAACTGACAATGTTACAAGCCTAACCTATTACACCTGCATCCAACTCATCAATGGTTAGTTAATACTATAAATCTTCCAACATGTACAAGCTCAAAATCAAATCCTATGAAAGGGACAAACATAagagaactaaaaaaatttgaatgaaacaaaatcataatttgAGGAGTGATGCAAGAAATGTTCTACAAGAGAGAAACAAGATCAAGACAGAAAACACCAATCTATGCACAAGAACATGTGTCAAAGAAATTGAGAATATCATTAAAGAACAGTAACTGCAAAATTCTAGCCAGATCTAACAACTGTGACATGACAGAATTGAGTACATTTGGATGAATCTTGGCAAATTTTCAACCAAAAACAACAATTGAACAAACACTGCTCCTAATACAAAGCCAGAACAAGTTCATCTTAACAACTTTCTGAAAATCAAATGAAGaagcaaaaaaataatgtaaaatcTAGAAAGCACAAGCCaataatgaaaacaaattttggaaatttaCATAAACAACAATAATGAGTGGAAAAAATCCAAGATCTAGATagaagaaaagataaaaagtaAGCACAACCACTTGAAGAAACATTAAAGATACTGTACCTCACAAGATCCTCACCACACcagctaaaaaataaatttaaaaaaaattaaaaaaataaattttttatagtacATCATAATCAAGTTAAAATCCAAGGTGAGTTCAAAAAAGCAACAAAACCAAAATTGGTATATTTAAGAAAGAAAAGTTgctaaagagagagagagagaaaatgagtGAGAAAGAGATAAGAGTAACCAACTAACAAACCAACCTGATATCTGTGAATGAAAAAGTAAAGAAACCCAGTTGAGAGAGTGAAAGAAAGATTGAAACTTTAGTGGTTAGAAGAAAGatagagcaagaagaagaaagtgGGGTTGAAATTTTGTTTGGTGGTGATGaagtaaaagaaagaaaaagagaaattttttAGCTATTTAGATTTGAGCATTTTGATgaataatgataatgatgatgatgattatgataACAGTGGATCGTTACAACATCCAATGCATCACAACAATGAATTGAATGCCACTAGTACTAACTAAGCTCTAAAATTTGAGTTCCTCGATTGAAGAGAATAAACGATGCGACATgttattatgtttttaatgtTAAAATGAAACTGTTTTTTTAGTTTACTGTTACAGACATAATCGTAGGTGGTActacaacacaacaacataagTCCAATCACCACCGAACCCAACTTCACATTCATCTAATTAACCCTCTCTACtctatttattgatttgcaTTCACATGAGGCTGTAACAAATTATCACCGTCTGATTTAAAATATGTGGCCAAATTTGTTTATAGTAATTTTATGATTATGTTGCGACCTACTTGAATAGGATCTGTTCTATAGAATCGAACTAAGGTGTCCTTAATTTCTAATGAGACTGAAACATATGAATTGTCTTATGAATAATTAACATTAGTAATGTAAATCTATGTGAAAGTTGTGTGGGTTTTTTACCGAAAAGAATCTAGTTCTTCTATTTACACTATGTTAGCAAAAATCATTTAAGGATTTTGATATTATAATTCTCACTAAAGTATGAATTTTTATAGAGAGTAATGATAAATACCCGGATCCAATGTGGATTTCCTTAATGTTCTTGGTTCTTTTATGCAACTTTTCGCCTCTCTGTTTCCTCTTTTCTTTTATCTATGATGGTGTGAATATGAATCTTTTATGAGAAAAAATGAACCACTTcgcattttcttcttctttccttGCGGTTACATTCAGATTTAGTAACCACCACTCAAAAGGGAGAGGAGAGGGATactatttattttgaatttcaaaataagACTCAATTGACTTTAATTACCATTAGACCAAACATCCTTCACATTAAGCTATCTTTTATTTAAAACCAATCTATTAATTACATGAACCACGTTTATAaagtaagagaaaaaaaaaatgtaaaataattttataccgTCAACTAATTCAAATCATATTCTTGATATGACATAACAAATTAATAATCTTTTATTGgatgatcgtgtaaaactattttaaacgGTCGATGCATCTCCATTAAACTCataaataatttaagttttGTCGTTTAATGTACTTTCACAAATACTTcgtattaagaaaaaaaaaataacatataaataaataagtgtaACAATTTTACGATATTTTCCTATTAATAATTAGTTATTAAGTTCTCATGAATTTAAATTAATTcgtagggacatcacattatatatacaaGAGTCAGAGTTCAAATTTTGgatattctatttatttatttttaaagtgtaATTTctaacccttttttttttaatcgataaaattttattaaaaaaagcagCAAGTGATCCTGGCACAAGAAGTGCACAAGACCAAAGCTATATGTACAAGGGAAACTAGGGATAAAAACTAGGTGTAATTTCAAGCTACTTGACtacttgaaaaataaaataaaaaataattatttcttaataattatcataaaaatataCTGTATTAGAGTTAAGATCTGAAACACAAtattgaaagaagaagaagaagaagaagaagaagaagaagaaaaattgaatgtagtataattttggaaccatttctttttgttaaaaAGACGCTGAAAAGATGGTAATGCATTACGTAAGGTGAAAATGTACAATTTAATTTGCCAAATTAAGAGGCTAGATTTTTGGAATTTGAGAGTTAGGAGCGAGTGAGTGAcagaataaaaaagaagaaagaaataggaGGTGAGGTTTTGTGATGTGAGATTTGTGTAGGAATTTggaaaagaacaaaattgagaGAATCATGAAAAGTGAAGGGACAGAATCACCTCAAATACAAAAAGGAAAGAAGGGGGAGGGTGGTAAATAGTATAATACGGTGATAAATATCATCGGGAAATCTCACTCTTAAATGAATAAGTGAgatatttagagtttgaatcTCGACCCTTATACATAAAATATGATGTTCAAGGGCTAATATTTGGAGTACCGTCAATGGATCCTCctcttatattatatattactatatgattaatttgtttttattatttttattattcacATTAGCGTGTATAATTATATATGCAACACAACCAGCAAGTATAGTGGTGATCACAATTTGGATTTAGGTTTGGGAAACTCAAGTTCAAAATCCATCAATAATGTTCAAACATATGGGAATCATATTTCAAATGTTGCAAATCATGCATCTGATCAATCTAATTGGCACAATGGTGGAAACATAAACAAGCCTAAggtttaaataatatataaaattgtaaagtattttttatttaatgagatttttatttatgttacatttaaacatttttttcctATTGCTTGTTAATTTTTCGTTCAGCTTGTGAATATTCTACCAAAACCATATAATAGACCAAACAACATGGAAGCATATGGAAGAGATTTGCATGGAGAAAATGAAGCTTTAAGGATGCTAAGTCAAAAACTCACCTTCATTCTTCATCCTCTAATGAAATCCTTTTAGAGATCACTCACAAATGCTTCATAGTTTCCCACATACTCACCCACCAAATTTTCATGTGGGTACCCTTTAATTTATTTGACCTATTgcatcattttcaatttttcatgttAGCATAATTTTAAATTGCATTTGTAGTTGTAATTTCAATCGCAGAGACTTCAAAATCTTTTATGTTGCAGTCACAATTGTAGTTACATAAAGTAATTTAAAACTATGTTTATTAGTATTTGAAGTTCATTttcgatatttttttgttgcttaaaTTTATCGAATAGTGAGAGAATTTGAGTTTCTCCAACTTTACCCAAGGTCTGGACTAAGGAACATAATGTTCTTCTTTTATTCTTAAGAGTTAAAATTTTTAagaattaaaattttaacattATTTTGCAGACAcataaactatattagtttATAGAGAACAAAAAAACTGTTCACCAAAATACCTAATGCATCTTTAATGTTAAGCCACCGGAAGATAACATCAACTGCTAATGGTATTTTGTGACAATGATCAAACACGACAATCATTATTGACAAACAATATATACTTATAATAGTCACATGTTTACCATTATAAATGTGAATGCAATCCACTAAATACTTATATGAATTTACACTAACACAACTTTATTAGGCATATCAATAAATTACTACAGAGACGACATGCAcatctttatttgtaaaatattataagataaaataaGATATCAAACACACCATTAATATACAATCTTTGAGTGCAAAAAATTAACTGCAAGTGATACTCTCAACGTAATGATCAAAGGTTAGTAATAAGATTTGTCAGATAATGTGCATCTTTGACACCAATCATTACCGCTTGATAATCATTATATTATTGTACTTAGCATCCCTTAATGTGAGAACAAACtcacaaacaaattaaaattagcATGAAATATATCCGGATAgcatgataaaagaaaattattgtagaaacataataacaataaactcAGACATCATAATTAGTTGAAACTTAACTCCGTACATAATGACCACTTATGCCTAAACCATAGTCTGGTTATTGCGCACTCAACGAATGATAATAACAAATCTTAACGAACAATTTCTTTATATTCATGCATTCCTCAAGATGTATTTACTTAGGTACCTTAACCAGGTGCTGATCCAAAGTGATCCTACCCATCCCCATGAACTTCGAAAAGTTACACTGTTATTTATACATTTCTTCATTATAAACTTCCTGAATATCTCTTACATCACCTATCGCAACCAAACACGCAAACTTGTTTCTCTCTCAAATATCGATCGCTCAGTTATAATTGCCACATATAGCCTACTTCTCATTGGTCCACCTAAATTTTATTTCTCAATGATAAGATAGTaaatagtttcttttttttacgaTAAGA encodes:
- the LOC123921692 gene encoding serine/threonine protein phosphatase 2A 57 kDa regulatory subunit B' kappa isoform-like, whose protein sequence is MIKQILSKLPKKLPKSDSSDSAKSDSGNSTTSFGNVFQCTNVGSTISSKLNVVKRVSSVVFPASMNAGVEAVDPSLSFKDVSNTQKQSLFISKLNLCCKVYDMSDLDKNCTEQDVKRQTLLDLVDFVSSGSVKFTEPAIAALCKMCATNLFRVFPPKFRSSTSGGGETEDEEPMFDPAWSHLQVVYDLLLQFINYNSLDVKLAKAHVDHAFVLRLLDLFDSEDPRERDCLKTVLHRIYGKFMVHRPFIRKSVSNIIYRFVFETERHNGIAELLEIFGSVISGFALPLKEEHKIFLWKALIPLHKPKSIGIYHQQLAYCIVQFIDKDQRLVSSVIKGLLKYWPVTNSQKELMFMSELEEVLEMTSMAEFQKIMVPLFRRLACCLTSSHYQVAERAHLLWNNEHILNLITQNRQVILPLVFSALVHNSQNHWNQAVLNLTQNIKKMLSQMDEELVLACQRKIEEEDSKSSDVAEKRRITWKRLEEAATNTQSAGNGSDNNGGDILVQVTSATATCSVAC